The Cucumis melo cultivar AY chromosome 5, USDA_Cmelo_AY_1.0, whole genome shotgun sequence genome has a segment encoding these proteins:
- the LOC127149468 gene encoding L-ascorbate oxidase homolog, whose product MAGLMFTALLCLSAAAMMATVQGEDPYFFFTWNVTYGTISPLGVPQQGILINGQFPGPNINSTSNNNLVINVFNNLDEPFLLHWSGIQHRKNSWQDGLLGTNCPIQPGTNFTYHFQVKDQIGSFFYYPSTAMHRAAGGFGGLRINSRLLIPVPYADPEDDYTVLIGDWYTKSHTTLKQYLDSGRSIARPDGVLINGKTAKGDGTDEPLFTMKPGKTYKYRVCNVGLKSSLNFRFQGHTMKLVEMEGSHTVQNDYQSLDVHVGQCFSVLVTANQESKDYYMVASTRFIKNVLVGKGIVRYTDGKGPASPEIPEAPVGWAWSLNQFRTFRWNLTASAARPNPQGSYHYGSINITRTIKLVNSASKVDGKLRYAINGVSHVDPETPLKLAEYFGIADKVFKYDTISDEGLAEGATTVTVAPNVVNATFRDFIEIIFENHEKSLQSWHLDGYSFFAVAIEPGRWSPEKRANYNLLDAVSRHTIQVFPKSWAAILLTFDNAGMWNLRSELTENRYLGSQLYISVLSPARSLRDEYNIPDNTLLCGLVKDMPMPKPYTI is encoded by the exons ATGGCTGGGTTGATGTTTACCGCGCTGCTTTGCCTCTCGGCTGCAGCAATGATGGCGACGGTCCAGGGTGAAGACCCTTATTTCTTCTTCACATGGAATGTCACCTATGGCACCATCTCTCCCTTGGGCGTTCCCCAACAAGGCATTCTCATCAATGGTCAATTCCCCGGACCTAATATAAACTCCACATCCAACAATAACTTGGTCATTAACGTCTTCAATAACCTCGACGAACCTTTCCTTCTACATTG GAGCGGAATTCAGCACAGGAAGAACTCTTGGCAAGATGGGCTACTTGGAACCAATTGCCCAATCCAACCGGGAACAAACTTCACCTACCATTTCCAAGTTAAGGACCAAATTGGAAGCTTCTTCTACTATCCATCAACTGCCATGCACAGGGCAGCCGGAGGCTTTGGTGGCCTCCGTATCAATAGTCGTTTACTCATTCCAGTTCCCTATGCTGACCCTGAAGATGATTACACTGTCCTTATTGGTGATTGGTACACCAAAAGTCACACCACACTTAAGCAATATTTGGATAGCGGTCGCTCCATTGCTAGACCCGACGGTGTCCTCATCAATGGAAAGACTGCAAAGGGTGACGGAACCGATGAGCCACTCTTCACCATGAAGCCAGGAAAGACCTACAAGTATCGAGTTTGCAATGTGGGTCTCAAGTCATCTCTCAACTTCAGATTCCAAGGACACACCATGAAGTTGGTAGAGATGGAAGGGTCTCATACCGTGCAGAACGATTACCAATCACTTGACGTCCATGTGGGGCAATGCTTTTCGGTGCTAGTCACAGCCAACCAGGAGTCGAAAGACTATTACATGGTTGCATCAACTAGGTTTATTAAGAACGTTCTTGTTGGTAAAGGCATTGTTCGATACACCGATGGAAAAGGTCCCGCATCTCCTGAAATCCCCGAGGCCCCAGTGGGTTGGGCTTGGTCCCTCAATCAATTTCGTACCTTCCGTTGGAACCTCACTGCCAGTGCTGCAAGGCCTAACCCTCAAGGCTCCTACCATTATGGTTCCATCAACATTACTCGTACCATCAAACTCGTTAATTCAGCCAGTAAGGTGGATGGTAAGTTGCGATATGCCATCAATGGTGTCTCTCATGTTGATCCTGAAACTCCATTGAAGCTTGCAGAGTACTTTGGAATAGCAGACAAGGTGTTCAAGTACGATACCATTTCCGATGAGGGGCTAGCAGAAGGCGCAACCACTGTGACAGTCGCTCCTAATGTTGTCAATGCAACCTTCCGCGATTTCATAGAAATCATTTTTGAGAACCATGAGAAGAGCCTTCAATCATGGCATTTGGATGGCTACTCATTCTTCGCTGTTGC CATTGAGCCTGGAAGATGGTCTCCGGAAAAACGAGCCAACTACAATCTTCTTGATGCCGTGAGCAGACATACAATACAAGTGTTTCCTAAGTCGTGGGCAGCCATACTTCTGACATTTGACAATGCTGGAATGTGGAACTTGAGGTCCGAGTTGACGGAAAATCGTTACTTGGGGAGCCAACTCTACATTAGTGTTCTTTCACCAGCTCGCTCCCTCAGAGATGAATACAACATCCCAGACAACACTTTGCTATGTGGTTTAGTGAAGGACATGCCAATGCCCAAGCCATATACTATTTGA